One stretch of Glandiceps talaboti chromosome 7, keGlaTala1.1, whole genome shotgun sequence DNA includes these proteins:
- the LOC144437811 gene encoding uncharacterized protein LOC144437811, translating into MATILEGQGHNGASEVPRLWHFGRGRKPFTENSVEFDRQLDHLSVWLEGWSHEQRCKVLEGLLIRSNYNQVQFLWTTLQPALHRDFMYSSKQNFPENKFTPISTHSSREKKQKKTKKKFHRIKSAYIQHRTDVMECNTAEPKPKMHREEEPLSDHILNYKSRWTEVLRNTGKLPVLPKKPTSPKSRISSPRSLTKSKSAPLLARSLSLPPLRRHLQSESPRDGKLIYEPVVEDERLMKSMSSIEITRGKKSPVIKGPEDQLSVHKLPPEGLQLYHWFEDCWSDVQRNEFLHKMMRKLDSRQMYFISSYLSLKQYRDFIALLPEYLALRVLHCLSPKELLVACQVSRIWQRLANCDEIWKAKCDEVEIEVPVTANMKWKNVYKDNMYLKLNWELGHFKEVEVKGHTGKVLSVTFDGRRMASGSKDTTIKIWDAKTGNQLQTLKGHSKGVWCLSFFTRNLLISGSYDCTIKVWNLRKGTCARTLFGHEGAVWAIVRKQNLLASASQDRTAKLWDISRCQLLHTLRGHTQAVFCIDMDDDCQIVLTGSADRSIRIWSTETGKHTKIIWASQTTSIMALSFHKGFFACAVGELLSLWKLETAVCVRTFEEHEKRIEALELRMSDPDKPEGTIVSAGQDGMVKYWDITKDKSLHTLKGHHSQVNAIHFDETKIVSASYDNKCKVWDFNT; encoded by the exons ATGGCCACGATTCTTGAAGGACAGGGCCATAATGGGGCTTCGGAGGTACCAAGGCTATGGCATTTCGGCAGAGGACGGAAACCTTTCACAGAAAACAGCGTGGAGTTTGATCGACAACTTGACCATTTGTCGGTGTGGCTTGAGGGATGGTCCCATGAGCAG agATGTAAAGTTCTTGAAGGGTTATTGATAAGAAGTAATTACAACCAGGTTCAGTTTTTATGGACCACACTTCAACCAGCACTACACAGAGACTTTATGTATTCCTCCAAACAAAATTTCCCAGAAAATAAATTTACACCCATCAGTACGCACAGTAGCAGGGAGAAGAAACagaagaaaacaaagaaaaaatttCACAGAATTAAAAG TGCCTATATTCAACACAGAACTGATGTGATGGAGTGCAATACAGCTGAACCTAAGCCAAAAATGCATAGAGAAGAAGAACCACTTTCAGACCATATACT taattacaaatcaagATGGACAGAAGTCTTGAGAAATACCGGAAAATTACCAGTCTTGCCAAAGAAACCAACTTCACCAAAAAGTCGGATAAGTTCTCCTCGTTCACTTACAAAGTCCAAGTCAGCCCCATTATTAGCCAG GTCACTTAGTCTTCCTCCTCTACGACGTCATTTACAAAGTGAAAGTCCACGCGATGGTAAACTAATTTATGAACCAGTGGTTGAAGATGAACGACTTATGAAGTCTATGAGTAGTATTGAGATTACAAGGGGAAAGAAATCACCA GTTATCAAAGGACCAGAAGACCAACTTTCTGTTCATAAACTCCCTCCTGAAGGCTTGCAGTTGTATCACTGGTTTGAAGATTGCTGGAGTG ACGTTCAAAGGAATGAGTTTCTTCACAAAATGATGAGAAAGTTAGATTCCAGACAGATGTACTTCATTTCAAGCTACCTCTCA ttgaAACAGTACAGAGACTTCATAGCACTGCTACCAGAATATCTTGCACTGAGGGTATTGCATTGTTTGTCACCCAAGGAACTGCTAGTTGCTTGTCAAGTTAGTAGAATATGGCAAAGACTGGCTAACTGTGATGAGATCTGGAAAGCTAAATGTGATGAAGTTGAAATAG AGGTGCCAGTGACTGCCAATATGAAGTGGAAAAATGTCTACAAGGATAACATGTATCTGAAATTAAACTGGGAGCTTGGTCACTTCAAGGAAGTAGAGGTGAAAGGTCATACAGGAAA GGTGTTGTCAGTGACTTTTGATGGAAGGCGAATGGCAAGTGGTAGTAAAGACACAACAATTAAGATATGGGATGCCAAGACTGGAAATCAACTCCAAACACTCAAGGGACACTCT AAAGGAGTTTGGTGTCTGAGTTTCTTCACTCGTAATCTTCTCATTAGTGGATCCTACGACTGTACTATCAAAGTCTGGAATTTACGTAAAGGAACGTGTGCCCGTACCTTATTTGGccatgagggcgctgtttgggCTATCGTCAGGAAACAGAACCTATTGGCATCCGCATCTCAAGACAGAACT GCCAAATTATGGGATATCAGTCGATGTCAGTTACTGCATACATTACGTGGTCATACTCAGGCTGTGTTCTGTATTGATATGGATGACGATTGTCAAATAGTGTTAACTGGATCAGCTGATAGG AGTATTAGAATCTGGAGTACAGAGACTGGTAAACATACTAAAATCATCTGGGCCAGTCAAACCACGTCCATTATGGCTCTCAGCTTTCACAAAGGCTTCTTTGCCTGTGCAGTGGGAGAATTGTTGTCGCTATGGAAACTGGAAACAGCTGTCTGTGTTAGAACATTTGAAGAGCATGAAAAGAG AATTGAAGCTTTGGAGTTGAGGATGTCAGACCCAGATAAGCCTGAAGGTACTATAGTGAGTGCAGGACAAGATGGAATGGTGAAATACTGGGATATTACAAA GGACAAAAGTCTTCACACATTGAAAGGTCATCACAGTCAAGTAAATGCCATTCATTTTGATGAAACTAAGATAGTCAGTGCATCGTACGACAACAAATGTAAAGTGTGGGACTTCAACACTTAG